In the Desulfovibrio sp. X2 genome, ATTTCGTGCCTTCGGGCAGTTCATGGCCGTTTTCGAGGCATTCGGAGAGCCTGCGCTTGCGGCCGCGGGCGCGCACCGAGATGGCGAAGTCGGGGCAGTGCCGTTCGCAGAAGCCGCAGTTGATGCACTCCTCGGGCTTCACTGCCCGGGCCTTGCCGTCCTTGCCGATGGCCAGGACCTTGGCCGGACAGAACTCCACGCATATGCCGCAGCCTTTGCACCAGTCCGGATAGATGGTGATCTCGGTCTGCCCTTTTGCTTTTTTCGACATTTCCTGCTTTCTGCCGCTGAATTGTTTGTGCTATCAGTCATTTTCCGCACGGTATTCGTTGCGGTGCCGCCTGCCGTAGTGCGTCCGCCATACCCCATGTGTCATGCAATGGCAATCTTCAGAGGCTTTCTGCGGGGTTTGACGCAAGCTTGACAATTCCGGCACACGGGATACAACCAGGAAGCTTGCTGGCGGCGGCTTTCGGCCGCCGCTCCGTTCTCTACGCTACGCCGGGCCGCACGGCCCATGCCCCGACATAAAGGAGCGTCATGGCACTCATCGATATCCGGTCGCTGAACAAGTGGTACGGCGACTTCCACGTCCTCAAGAACATCAATGAGACCGTCGAGAAGGGCGAGGTTCTGGTCATCTGCGGCCCGTCGGGCTCCGGCAAGTCGA is a window encoding:
- a CDS encoding ferredoxin family protein translates to MSKKAKGQTEITIYPDWCKGCGICVEFCPAKVLAIGKDGKARAVKPEECINCGFCERHCPDFAISVRARGRKRRLSECLENGHELPEGTK